A window of the Natronospira proteinivora genome harbors these coding sequences:
- the pgsA gene encoding CDP-diacylglycerol--glycerol-3-phosphate 3-phosphatidyltransferase: MNVPNSLTLARIVMIPVFMLLFFLPFHWAAPASAIIFGLAGLTDWLDGYLARRLEQYSNFGAFLDPVADKLMVVAALVLLVQHDASPLLAIPAVIIIGREIAISALREWMSELGERASIAVSWLGKVKTTAQMVAIFLMLWRHDIAWIPTYTLGMVLLYASAGLTLWSMFNYLKAAWPTLKDDDRLL; this comes from the coding sequence ATGAATGTGCCGAACAGCTTGACCCTTGCCCGGATCGTGATGATCCCGGTGTTCATGTTGCTGTTCTTTCTCCCGTTTCACTGGGCGGCTCCCGCCAGTGCGATCATTTTTGGCCTGGCCGGCCTGACCGACTGGCTGGACGGTTATCTGGCCCGTCGACTCGAGCAGTATTCCAATTTCGGTGCCTTTCTCGATCCGGTGGCGGACAAGCTCATGGTGGTGGCTGCCCTAGTCCTGCTGGTCCAGCATGACGCCAGCCCACTTCTGGCCATTCCGGCGGTGATTATCATTGGCCGGGAGATCGCCATCTCCGCATTGCGGGAATGGATGTCCGAGCTGGGGGAGCGGGCCAGCATTGCCGTGAGCTGGTTGGGCAAGGTGAAAACTACCGCCCAGATGGTGGCCATCTTCCTCATGCTTTGGCGCCACGATATTGCCTGGATCCCCACTTATACCCTGGGTATGGTCCTGCTCTATGCCTCCGCAGGGCTGACCCTCTGGTCCATGTTCAACTATCTGAAAGCCGCTTGGCCGACCCTTAAGGATGATGATCGGCTGCTTTGA
- the ccmA gene encoding cytochrome c biogenesis heme-transporting ATPase CcmA — MSQSVSDSTSNRTTSLELRAHGLEIWRGETCLFHDFSLNLQAGETVWLRGPNGIGKTTLMRVLLGLSHPEAGEISWCGRSREVDLEAFRREVAWLGHQTGIRGELTPRENLAAWQPLMGHSSECSLTDALSAVGLSQRADQPCQTLSAGQNRRVAMARLLMDGARLWFLDEPLTSLDAQGQDLIGQLVASHRAAGGAALVSSHQPLPASAGTARILSLDEAVAT; from the coding sequence ATGTCTCAGTCAGTCTCCGACAGCACCTCGAATCGCACAACCTCCCTGGAGCTACGGGCCCATGGCTTGGAGATCTGGCGGGGAGAGACCTGTCTTTTCCACGATTTTTCCCTCAATCTTCAAGCCGGAGAAACCGTCTGGCTGCGTGGTCCCAATGGCATCGGCAAAACCACCCTCATGCGGGTGTTGCTCGGTCTTAGCCATCCGGAAGCAGGTGAAATTTCCTGGTGTGGTCGGTCGCGAGAAGTCGATTTGGAGGCTTTTCGTCGGGAGGTGGCCTGGCTGGGCCACCAGACAGGGATCCGCGGGGAGTTGACCCCCCGGGAAAATCTGGCGGCCTGGCAGCCCCTGATGGGGCACTCCAGCGAATGCAGCCTGACCGATGCCCTGTCGGCGGTGGGGCTGTCTCAACGCGCGGATCAACCCTGCCAGACCCTGTCCGCCGGCCAGAATCGACGAGTCGCGATGGCCCGCTTGCTGATGGACGGGGCGCGTCTGTGGTTTCTGGACGAACCCTTGACCAGCCTGGATGCCCAGGGCCAGGACCTGATTGGGCAGCTGGTGGCCTCCCATCGGGCGGCCGGGGGCGCCGCGCTGGTCAGCAGCCATCAGCCCCTGCCGGCGTCCGCGGGGACAGCGCGCATCCTGTCACTGGACGAGGCGGTGGCAACATGA
- a CDS encoding MaoC/PaaZ C-terminal domain-containing protein — protein sequence MISEESEPASDSLTRAYARLLSNELLPSRSGSLKASDYPLHCRGPVAVSKSRVKAYRDICGLADSDDLPPLYPQVAAMPLHLQLLSTPGLPGRSVGVVHVGQRVKWHRPMPGSVPHLDIEAILRPGKAHPRGQLFHMDTHLYDEEGALLWEGESLFLFRGVVPDLADDPLDRVPPSAPGIPEASESRDFKCPAGIGRSYARISGDWNPIHLSSMSARLFGFQCPIVHGMWALARALAEVGEQADHSLIGQELEAWFNAPLFWPSETRLHVSPGGGWFQVDRAGRRPKPALWGRLTPIHEYASAKRG from the coding sequence ATGATCAGCGAAGAAAGCGAGCCGGCCTCTGATTCCTTGACGCGAGCCTACGCCCGTCTTCTCAGCAATGAGCTTCTCCCCAGCCGCAGTGGAAGCCTGAAAGCCTCGGATTATCCCTTGCATTGCCGCGGGCCCGTGGCGGTCAGCAAAAGTCGGGTCAAGGCCTACCGGGATATCTGTGGTCTTGCCGATAGTGATGATTTACCGCCCTTGTACCCCCAAGTGGCCGCCATGCCCTTGCATTTGCAGCTGTTGTCCACGCCAGGCCTGCCGGGCCGTAGTGTGGGCGTGGTTCATGTGGGCCAGCGCGTAAAATGGCATAGGCCCATGCCGGGGAGCGTGCCTCATCTGGATATTGAAGCTATTCTGCGTCCCGGCAAGGCACATCCGCGAGGGCAGCTGTTCCATATGGACACCCATCTCTACGATGAAGAAGGCGCGCTTTTGTGGGAAGGGGAGAGTCTTTTTCTGTTCCGGGGCGTGGTGCCCGACCTGGCTGATGATCCGCTTGATCGTGTCCCACCATCGGCCCCGGGGATTCCAGAGGCGAGCGAATCCCGTGATTTTAAATGCCCGGCCGGTATTGGCCGCAGCTATGCCCGCATTTCCGGTGACTGGAACCCCATTCATCTGAGCAGCATGTCAGCACGCTTGTTTGGCTTTCAGTGCCCCATTGTGCATGGCATGTGGGCCTTGGCCCGTGCCCTGGCTGAGGTGGGCGAGCAGGCGGATCACTCGCTGATCGGGCAGGAGCTTGAGGCCTGGTTCAATGCCCCCTTGTTCTGGCCCTCGGAAACACGATTGCATGTCAGCCCTGGAGGGGGGTGGTTCCAGGTGGATCGGGCTGGTCGTAGGCCGAAACCGGCACTATGGGGCCGGTTGACGCCCATCCATGAGTACGCATCGGCAAAGCGGGGGTAA
- a CDS encoding cytochrome c-type biogenesis protein, translating into MSKQLRAFPLGLLLLVLMVLTVPVMAFDTHEPFEDPALEARYHRLINELRCLVCQNESIAESDAELAQDLRARTREMLAQGASDEEIKRYMTDRYGDFVLYRPPMRGDTMALWFGPAILLLIGAIVLIVTLRRRARLEAEEESSLEDER; encoded by the coding sequence ATGAGTAAGCAATTGAGGGCCTTTCCGCTTGGGCTGCTGTTATTGGTTTTGATGGTTTTGACCGTGCCGGTGATGGCTTTCGATACCCATGAACCTTTTGAGGATCCGGCGCTGGAGGCACGCTATCACCGTTTGATCAACGAGCTTCGCTGCCTGGTCTGCCAGAATGAATCCATTGCCGAATCCGATGCGGAATTGGCTCAAGACCTGCGTGCCCGGACACGGGAGATGCTGGCCCAAGGCGCCAGTGATGAAGAGATTAAACGGTATATGACGGATCGCTATGGGGATTTCGTCCTTTATCGCCCCCCCATGCGGGGTGACACCATGGCCTTGTGGTTCGGGCCGGCCATACTGCTGTTAATTGGGGCCATTGTGTTGATTGTGACCTTGCGCCGCCGGGCTCGCCTGGAAGCCGAAGAAGAATCGTCCCTGGAGGATGAGCGATGA
- the ccmB gene encoding heme exporter protein CcmB, with amino-acid sequence MNSVLLATFRRELLLAIRNTADVVTPLFFFLLVGLLFVLGLEPRPELLVAVGPGVVWVAALLASLLGAERLFRADFQSGALELAALSPQPLSLHVLGKLLGHWLMASLPLLLLSPLLGLMMNLPGQALSMLLLVLLLGTPVFTVLCALGAALTVSLRGGGSLLALLVLPLTIPVLIFGSRSVVQSVGGEDVTGLWALATLTMLAISLGPWAIAAALRISLE; translated from the coding sequence ATGAACAGCGTATTGTTGGCCACGTTTCGGCGGGAATTGTTATTGGCGATCCGCAATACGGCGGATGTGGTCACGCCATTGTTCTTTTTCCTGTTGGTGGGGCTTCTTTTCGTCTTAGGGCTGGAGCCGAGGCCGGAGCTGCTGGTGGCGGTGGGTCCGGGTGTGGTCTGGGTGGCGGCATTGTTGGCCTCCCTGCTGGGGGCAGAGCGCCTCTTTCGTGCGGACTTTCAAAGTGGTGCCCTGGAGCTGGCGGCACTCAGCCCTCAGCCGCTTAGCCTGCATGTGCTGGGAAAGCTGCTTGGCCACTGGTTGATGGCCTCTCTGCCGCTGCTGCTGTTGTCGCCGTTGCTGGGCTTGATGATGAACCTGCCGGGCCAGGCCTTGTCCATGCTTTTGCTGGTCTTGCTGCTGGGCACGCCGGTATTCACGGTTCTGTGTGCCCTGGGCGCTGCTTTGACGGTGAGCTTGCGGGGTGGGGGCAGTCTCCTGGCCCTGCTGGTATTGCCGTTGACCATTCCGGTGTTGATTTTTGGCAGTCGGTCCGTGGTCCAGTCCGTGGGTGGTGAGGACGTGACCGGGCTTTGGGCCCTGGCCACTTTGACCATGCTAGCCATCAGTCTGGGTCCCTGGGCGATCGCCGCCGCACTACGGATTAGCCTGGAATAA
- the cobT gene encoding nicotinate-nucleotide--dimethylbenzimidazole phosphoribosyltransferase: MSTHRQSGGNVDETPIPGLATLPAISPAHAEAAATRWDSVAKPPGSLGQLEAVVNQLAAIQHQSSPRTESVSFYLFAADHGMVNDGVSAWPSMVTGAMLSTFALGRGAINRLCERNNVRLQVVDAGVAHRPAAFYYAHAPSKDSAVVCPILDLSQGRGTQSAVRDSAMSLETAHSALLAGYELIRQQALPTDMVGLGEMGIGNTASASLISHALSGHSLDACIGRGAGLDDEGLARKRDCLEQSIKRAPLPKAPMEILARFGGFEIAMMAGAALGAASDGRAVLVDGFIATAAVALACRMVPGLRDYCLFCHESTEPGHRLLLDELGARPLLDLSLALGEGSGAAMAVPLIQNAAACHAEMDTIESVLTRAETDPDTSQA; this comes from the coding sequence ATGAGTACGCATCGGCAAAGCGGGGGTAACGTGGACGAAACACCGATTCCGGGTCTGGCCACTTTGCCGGCGATTTCGCCAGCGCATGCCGAAGCCGCTGCCACCCGTTGGGATAGCGTAGCCAAGCCGCCCGGGTCCTTGGGGCAACTGGAAGCTGTGGTCAATCAACTGGCCGCCATACAGCATCAAAGTTCTCCCCGGACGGAGTCGGTTTCCTTCTATCTCTTTGCTGCAGATCACGGCATGGTCAACGATGGGGTCAGTGCCTGGCCCAGCATGGTAACCGGGGCCATGCTGAGTACCTTCGCGCTGGGGCGAGGTGCCATCAATCGTCTTTGTGAACGGAATAATGTCCGCTTGCAGGTAGTGGATGCCGGTGTGGCCCATCGGCCGGCTGCTTTCTACTATGCGCATGCGCCGAGCAAGGACTCGGCAGTGGTTTGTCCGATTCTGGATCTGAGCCAGGGCCGTGGAACGCAGAGCGCCGTCAGGGATTCTGCCATGTCCCTTGAGACGGCTCATTCGGCCTTGTTGGCAGGCTATGAGCTAATCCGCCAACAAGCCTTGCCGACCGACATGGTGGGTCTGGGGGAAATGGGGATTGGCAATACGGCGTCCGCCAGCCTGATTAGTCACGCCCTGAGCGGTCATTCCCTGGATGCCTGTATCGGGCGAGGGGCTGGTCTGGATGACGAGGGGCTTGCCCGTAAACGGGATTGTCTGGAGCAATCGATCAAGCGGGCCCCGCTACCCAAAGCGCCCATGGAGATCCTGGCCCGTTTTGGTGGCTTTGAAATTGCCATGATGGCTGGGGCTGCTTTGGGTGCTGCCAGTGATGGTCGGGCCGTGCTGGTGGATGGTTTTATTGCCACGGCTGCAGTCGCACTCGCCTGTCGCATGGTGCCAGGCCTTCGTGATTATTGCCTTTTTTGTCATGAATCCACGGAACCGGGGCACCGTTTGTTGCTGGATGAACTGGGTGCGCGGCCCCTGCTAGATCTTTCTCTGGCGCTGGGGGAGGGCAGTGGTGCCGCCATGGCCGTGCCACTGATTCAAAATGCCGCCGCCTGCCACGCAGAGATGGACACCATCGAGTCGGTTCTGACCCGTGCCGAGACCGATCCCGATACAAGCCAGGCATGA
- a CDS encoding heme lyase CcmF/NrfE family subunit, with product MLAELGQIALILALLISVSQAWLGFAGATRGRLDWMQVLPMVVMGQLVFTLLAYLLLSWAFVVNDFSIAYVANNSNTDLPLIYRLTAVWGAHEGSLILWCMLMALWTVAAVWFSRNLPRVFTSRAIGILGVISAGFILFTLLTSNPFERIFPIPEQGRDLNPILQDPAMILHPPMLYLGYLGLSIPFAFAVSSLIGLESNTTWARWTRPWATIAWVCLTIGIALGSWWAYYELGWGGWWFWDPVENASFMPWLVATALIHSLAVTEKRGAFRNWTVLLAISAFALALLGAFLVRSGVLVSVHAFATDPTRGVYILIFLAAVVGGSLALYAWRAPHMASGGGFKLLSRETFLLLNNLLLVVATAAVLLGTLYPLFLDALGLGKISVGPPYFNAVFIPLMLPLLLFLGFGPYARWKRQDGLGLGNRMWPVMAAAVVLGVGGTLLLAGPTGVMVLLGMVLALWVVLSVLVEPISRFRKRGMKGITGMPVSLWGMLIAHAGVGLLALGVVGVTTWSVERDLRMAPGDSYEVAGYTFKFDGVRSLEGPNWDSVQGQFIVTRNGREVTRMYPENRVYRARPDPLAQIALHPRLRRDLYVAMGDYLGDDYWSVRIHYKAMVRFIWLGALVMSLGGLLAVFDRRYRIRRQPRQEEQG from the coding sequence ATGCTTGCCGAACTTGGACAGATCGCGCTGATCCTCGCCCTTTTGATCAGCGTGAGCCAGGCCTGGCTGGGGTTCGCCGGCGCCACTCGGGGACGACTGGACTGGATGCAGGTTCTGCCCATGGTCGTCATGGGGCAGTTGGTCTTTACTTTACTGGCTTACCTGCTGCTCAGCTGGGCCTTTGTGGTCAATGATTTTTCCATTGCCTATGTAGCCAATAATTCCAACACGGATCTACCGCTGATCTATCGCCTGACGGCGGTTTGGGGTGCCCATGAGGGTAGCCTGATCCTCTGGTGCATGTTGATGGCCCTCTGGACCGTGGCTGCTGTCTGGTTCAGTCGTAATCTGCCCCGGGTATTCACCAGCCGCGCCATTGGTATTCTGGGAGTGATCAGTGCAGGTTTCATTCTCTTTACCCTGCTGACTTCCAATCCTTTTGAGCGGATATTCCCGATTCCAGAGCAGGGCAGGGACCTCAATCCCATCCTGCAGGACCCGGCCATGATCCTGCATCCGCCCATGCTGTATCTGGGGTACCTGGGCCTGTCGATTCCCTTTGCCTTCGCCGTGTCCTCCTTGATTGGCCTGGAGTCCAATACCACCTGGGCGCGTTGGACCCGGCCCTGGGCCACCATTGCCTGGGTCTGTCTGACCATTGGTATTGCCCTGGGGAGCTGGTGGGCTTATTACGAGCTCGGTTGGGGCGGCTGGTGGTTCTGGGATCCGGTGGAAAACGCTTCCTTTATGCCCTGGTTGGTGGCAACCGCGCTCATTCATTCCTTGGCAGTGACCGAGAAGCGCGGGGCCTTTAGAAACTGGACGGTGCTGCTGGCCATTTCCGCTTTTGCCCTGGCGTTGCTGGGTGCATTCCTGGTTCGTTCGGGCGTATTGGTCTCCGTGCATGCTTTTGCCACGGACCCCACCCGCGGGGTGTATATCCTGATTTTCCTGGCGGCAGTGGTGGGCGGCTCCCTGGCCCTGTATGCCTGGCGGGCGCCGCATATGGCATCCGGCGGTGGCTTCAAATTATTGTCCCGTGAAACCTTTCTGTTACTGAACAACCTGTTGCTGGTGGTGGCCACCGCCGCCGTGCTCCTGGGTACCTTATATCCGCTTTTCCTGGATGCACTCGGGCTTGGCAAAATTTCGGTGGGTCCGCCTTACTTCAATGCGGTATTCATTCCCTTGATGTTGCCCTTGCTGTTGTTCCTGGGTTTTGGGCCCTATGCCCGCTGGAAGCGACAGGACGGTCTGGGATTGGGCAATCGCATGTGGCCGGTGATGGCCGCGGCGGTGGTGCTCGGTGTGGGTGGTACCTTGTTGCTGGCCGGTCCCACCGGCGTGATGGTCCTGTTGGGGATGGTGTTGGCCCTTTGGGTGGTGCTCTCGGTGTTGGTGGAACCCATTAGCCGTTTCCGCAAGCGAGGCATGAAAGGCATTACCGGCATGCCCGTTTCCCTCTGGGGCATGTTGATTGCCCATGCGGGGGTGGGGCTGCTGGCCCTTGGTGTGGTTGGTGTGACCACCTGGTCAGTGGAGCGCGATCTTCGCATGGCCCCCGGGGACAGCTACGAAGTAGCCGGCTACACCTTCAAGTTTGATGGTGTCCGGAGCCTGGAGGGACCCAACTGGGATTCGGTTCAGGGGCAGTTCATCGTGACCCGTAACGGCCGCGAGGTGACCCGCATGTATCCGGAAAACCGGGTTTACCGGGCCCGTCCGGATCCCCTAGCTCAGATTGCCCTGCACCCACGCCTGAGGCGCGATCTCTACGTGGCCATGGGGGATTATCTGGGCGACGATTACTGGAGCGTGCGTATCCACTACAAGGCCATGGTGCGCTTTATCTGGCTGGGTGCCCTGGTGATGTCCCTGGGCGGCTTGTTGGCGGTCTTTGACCGACGTTATCGCATTCGTCGTCAACCCCGTCAGGAGGAGCAGGGCTGA
- the ccmD gene encoding heme exporter protein CcmD has product MTDSLINFLYMDGFAVWVWGAFGLTAGVMASMAFLVHRRHRKALDRIRRISKGGRS; this is encoded by the coding sequence ATGACAGATTCCTTGATCAATTTTCTTTATATGGACGGTTTCGCCGTCTGGGTATGGGGCGCCTTCGGATTGACAGCGGGGGTGATGGCCAGCATGGCATTTCTGGTGCATCGTCGGCATCGCAAGGCCCTGGACAGAATTCGCAGGATCTCCAAGGGAGGGCGGTCATGA
- a CDS encoding DsbE family thiol:disulfide interchange protein, producing the protein MWRYLLPLAVLGVLLVFFWRGLSLDPSEVPSPLVGRGAPEFTLPSLHDSEQLVSNLDLAGEVTLFNVWGTWCPGCHEEHDELMYLAEEQGVRIVGLNLRDDRDGAIRWLRRVGNPFEMSGFDQDGQVAIDWGVYGAPETFVLDHRGRIRHKHIGPISQADIDERLLPLIRSLEEEARNE; encoded by the coding sequence ATGTGGCGGTATCTGCTTCCATTGGCCGTGCTGGGCGTGCTTCTGGTTTTTTTCTGGCGCGGTCTTTCCCTGGATCCGAGTGAGGTGCCTTCGCCATTGGTGGGTCGAGGGGCGCCGGAGTTTACCCTGCCCAGTCTGCACGATTCGGAACAGCTGGTGAGCAATCTGGATCTGGCAGGCGAGGTGACCCTGTTCAATGTCTGGGGCACCTGGTGTCCCGGTTGTCATGAAGAGCATGATGAACTCATGTATCTGGCAGAGGAACAAGGAGTTCGAATTGTAGGCCTGAACTTGAGGGATGACCGGGATGGGGCCATTCGATGGCTGCGCCGGGTGGGCAATCCCTTTGAAATGTCGGGTTTTGACCAGGATGGTCAGGTGGCCATCGACTGGGGCGTGTACGGCGCACCGGAAACCTTTGTGCTGGATCACAGAGGTCGTATTCGACACAAGCATATTGGCCCAATCAGCCAAGCGGATATCGATGAGCGATTACTGCCATTGATTCGAAGCCTGGAGGAGGAAGCGCGCAATGAGTAA
- a CDS encoding DUF6279 family lipoprotein, giving the protein MPGPRLILLLLLTALLLAACSRVQFVYDRADWLGARWVANYLDLDREQRRWIRSEIDSYRDFHRRQRLPEINAFLNTLIDDIEQQRFRRTTLVDRLGNAETMFRQTARDVLPTSAEVLADLNAEQRQSLAQRFQDRQEEQQERQREREQMDEQERRQALRQGAESWLGSVSEGQIDHLISCRDQLPEVGLLQQSWETARQKELLERMENSESVESLGSYLEDWWLDYREQPPELAGARAVRRVVTVDCLEVFLPTLSEDQRGHLLDRLKSYQREVSRLLE; this is encoded by the coding sequence ATGCCCGGGCCTCGTCTTATCCTGCTATTGTTACTTACTGCACTGCTCTTGGCAGCCTGCAGCCGGGTGCAGTTTGTCTATGACCGGGCCGATTGGCTGGGTGCCCGCTGGGTTGCCAATTATCTGGATCTGGACCGGGAACAACGCCGTTGGATCCGTTCTGAAATCGACAGCTATCGGGATTTTCATCGCCGACAGCGACTCCCCGAGATTAATGCCTTCCTGAACACACTGATCGATGATATCGAGCAGCAGCGCTTTCGCCGTACAACCCTCGTCGATCGCTTGGGAAATGCCGAGACCATGTTTCGTCAAACCGCCCGGGATGTCCTGCCGACCTCCGCTGAAGTACTGGCCGATCTTAACGCCGAGCAACGACAAAGCCTGGCCCAGCGGTTCCAGGACCGCCAGGAAGAGCAACAGGAACGACAGCGTGAGCGAGAACAGATGGACGAGCAGGAAAGGCGACAAGCCCTGCGCCAGGGTGCCGAGTCTTGGCTGGGTTCGGTAAGCGAGGGCCAGATTGACCACCTGATCAGCTGCCGTGATCAACTGCCGGAGGTCGGTTTGCTGCAGCAAAGCTGGGAAACCGCGCGGCAGAAAGAGTTGCTTGAACGGATGGAGAACAGCGAATCCGTTGAATCCCTTGGCAGCTATTTGGAAGACTGGTGGTTGGACTACCGGGAGCAACCCCCAGAGCTAGCCGGAGCCCGGGCCGTGAGACGAGTTGTCACCGTGGATTGTCTGGAAGTATTTCTACCCACCCTCAGCGAAGACCAGCGCGGGCACTTGCTGGACCGGCTGAAATCCTACCAGCGAGAGGTATCCCGCCTGTTGGAGTAG
- the ccmC gene encoding heme ABC transporter permease CcmC, protein MAKERWRWFHKLASPPHVFGLAGTLAPWFGGLALLCLLIGTVGGLGFAPPDSEQGDGYRIIFVHVPAAWLSLFVYTMMAVACAVGLIWRMKVAFAVAVAAAPMGAAFTFLSLASGSIWGQPMWGTWWEWDPRMTSQLILFFLYMGFIVLNGAFADQRSGDKASGLLAVVGVVNVPIIHFSVDWWHSLHQPATIMKFDTPSIDLEMLIPLLIMAVGFKLFFAWALMLQLRTELLRRERRASWPVRLVVGDGKEVK, encoded by the coding sequence GTGGCTAAAGAACGTTGGCGCTGGTTCCATAAATTGGCTTCACCTCCCCATGTGTTCGGCTTGGCGGGCACGCTGGCCCCCTGGTTTGGCGGTCTGGCATTGCTTTGTCTTTTGATCGGCACCGTGGGTGGTCTGGGTTTCGCGCCGCCGGATTCAGAGCAGGGGGATGGCTATCGCATCATCTTTGTTCATGTCCCGGCGGCCTGGCTGTCCCTGTTCGTCTACACCATGATGGCCGTTGCCTGTGCCGTGGGGCTGATCTGGCGAATGAAGGTAGCTTTTGCTGTCGCGGTGGCTGCGGCGCCGATGGGTGCGGCATTTACTTTTCTGTCTCTGGCCAGCGGCTCGATCTGGGGGCAACCCATGTGGGGGACCTGGTGGGAATGGGATCCACGGATGACTTCCCAGCTGATCCTCTTTTTTCTCTACATGGGTTTCATCGTACTCAACGGGGCCTTTGCTGATCAGCGCAGCGGTGACAAGGCCAGTGGTTTGCTGGCCGTTGTAGGGGTAGTAAATGTGCCCATTATCCATTTTTCCGTGGACTGGTGGCATAGCCTCCATCAACCAGCCACGATTATGAAGTTTGATACACCGTCCATTGATTTGGAAATGCTGATTCCCCTGTTGATCATGGCAGTGGGTTTCAAGCTCTTCTTCGCCTGGGCTCTGATGTTGCAGCTGCGTACCGAACTGTTGCGTCGGGAACGCCGGGCCAGTTGGCCGGTCCGACTCGTCGTGGGTGATGGGAAAGAGGTAAAATGA
- the ccmI gene encoding c-type cytochrome biogenesis protein CcmI: MSLFISLSGLLVLAALLFVAMPLLSRRGGTVDHQAVDAVAETRRQQLADLERELEDGDIDNRTYELSRREIEGEASDRQAHAESGQANRGGKPLSAIAFLILIPVATVGLYLHVGEPEAIDGPVAEPSFDQGDMAAAVEELEARLADQPDDLQGWMMLGRSRVALQQYDRAVEAFRQAVEIAGEDNPQVLANYAEAITLRDPSEMISHAAPLFRHVLEMDPDQPKGLWYSGLIAFEQEQFSQARDHWERLLAQDPPEDFRRVVEDRVAVARQAMGDDTVSQEPSDEGRVLVRIRLADALSDAVSGDDTVFLVARAVEGEGAPLAGVRLPADAVPGEFHLSDEHAMIEGQRLSDHARVELIARVSKSGEATPQSGDLRGSVIIEVEDHRDEPVELVIDSEL, encoded by the coding sequence ATGAGTCTTTTCATCAGTCTGTCTGGCTTGCTGGTACTGGCTGCACTGCTGTTCGTGGCCATGCCTCTGCTGTCCCGCCGAGGCGGCACGGTGGACCACCAGGCGGTGGACGCGGTCGCCGAGACCCGTCGTCAGCAACTGGCGGATCTGGAGCGTGAGCTGGAAGACGGCGATATCGATAATCGAACGTATGAGCTTTCACGCCGTGAAATCGAAGGTGAAGCCAGCGACCGTCAGGCCCATGCCGAGTCCGGTCAGGCGAATCGGGGAGGCAAACCGCTTTCCGCCATCGCCTTCCTGATTCTGATTCCCGTGGCAACGGTGGGCCTGTATCTGCATGTGGGTGAACCTGAGGCCATCGATGGACCAGTGGCAGAGCCTAGTTTTGATCAGGGCGACATGGCGGCCGCCGTCGAGGAGCTGGAGGCCAGGCTGGCTGATCAGCCGGATGATCTGCAGGGCTGGATGATGTTAGGGCGCAGCCGGGTAGCCCTTCAGCAATACGATCGGGCGGTTGAAGCTTTCCGGCAGGCAGTGGAAATTGCCGGGGAAGACAATCCCCAGGTATTGGCCAATTATGCCGAGGCCATTACGCTGCGTGACCCCTCGGAAATGATCAGTCATGCCGCTCCTCTGTTCCGGCATGTGTTGGAGATGGATCCGGATCAACCCAAGGGACTTTGGTACAGTGGTTTGATCGCCTTTGAGCAGGAGCAGTTCAGCCAGGCCCGGGATCATTGGGAACGCTTGCTAGCACAAGACCCGCCCGAGGACTTTCGCCGTGTGGTCGAGGATCGCGTCGCCGTTGCTCGGCAAGCCATGGGGGACGACACGGTGAGCCAGGAGCCGTCGGATGAGGGAAGGGTACTTGTGCGTATCCGACTGGCTGATGCCCTGTCCGATGCGGTGTCCGGTGACGACACCGTATTCTTGGTGGCCCGGGCCGTGGAAGGGGAAGGCGCACCATTGGCCGGCGTGCGTCTACCCGCAGACGCCGTGCCGGGAGAATTTCATCTGAGTGACGAGCATGCCATGATTGAAGGCCAGCGTCTCAGCGACCATGCCCGGGTTGAACTGATTGCGCGGGTATCCAAGTCGGGTGAAGCCACGCCCCAATCCGGAGATTTGCGGGGATCGGTGATCATCGAGGTGGAAGATCATCGCGATGAACCGGTGGAACTGGTCATTGATAGTGAGCTGTAG
- the ccmE gene encoding cytochrome c maturation protein CcmE: MTPRRKRMLLVLSAVGGVAIAAALALNAFQENLLYYYSPSQVVAGEVPLDDQRRIRVGGLVVDGSIQREMGELGVVFEVTDEAESVTVAYDGILPNLFKEGQGVIAHGRFDDDGLFVADQILAKHDENYMAPEVKDSLRETEWQRRQHEQNEGSDY; this comes from the coding sequence ATGACGCCTCGTCGCAAGCGCATGTTGTTGGTTCTTTCTGCCGTGGGTGGTGTGGCCATTGCCGCCGCCCTGGCCCTGAATGCCTTTCAGGAAAACCTGCTCTATTACTACAGCCCTAGCCAGGTGGTCGCTGGTGAGGTGCCCCTGGACGACCAGCGGCGTATCCGCGTTGGGGGGCTGGTGGTCGATGGTTCCATTCAGCGGGAAATGGGAGAGCTGGGTGTGGTTTTTGAGGTGACCGATGAAGCGGAATCGGTGACCGTGGCCTACGACGGCATCCTGCCCAATCTTTTCAAGGAAGGGCAGGGCGTGATTGCTCACGGGCGTTTTGATGATGATGGCCTGTTTGTGGCGGATCAGATTCTCGCCAAGCACGATGAGAACTATATGGCGCCGGAGGTAAAGGATTCCCTGCGGGAAACTGAATGGCAGCGCCGCCAGCATGAACAAAACGAAGGGTCTGATTACTGA